GTAAAACATATTCATAATTATGCTGAAAACGCTTATTAATAACCAGGCATAAATCCAAAATGTCTCGGGAAATTTTTGATAAAACCAAATGATAAGACTCAATAAAACACCACCAAGAATAGCACCGAGAAACAAGCCTTTAAATTTATCTAACCAAAAGGTTTTTGGGGTTGTTTTATTAAAACCAAAACGTTCTTCTATAACAAAAGTAGCATAGTAGCTAAAAGGGGTTGACAAAATATCGATAGCTAACATTAAAATACCAAAAAAGACTAAGACCACCAAGATAGGTTGCGTGACCAAATTGCGAGCAATTTCATCTACAAAAGCAAAGCCATCAAATATTAGAAATAAAACAAGTGCTAGAAAAGAAATCCAACTGTTGATTTGACTAAACCTATTTTTTTGGGTTTTATAATTTTGAGATTTTTGATATTCATCGGCATTATAAATATCATTTAGTGGCTCGGGAATAGGGTCATTGAAATGCTTTGTGTTGAGATAATCTAAAACTTGTTCTATGACAAAATCAATCACAATAATGCTTAAAATTAAATAAAAAAGCAATTGTGCAGTCATAATAATTAAGGTTTATAAAATTTAGCGTTTTCGCGAAACCGAGCCATTTTAATCGCAGATATTGCGACTTCAACACCTTTGTTTCCATGTTTTCCGCCCGAACGGTCTATAGATTGTTGTTTGTTATGATCTGTTAATACACAGAAAATAATCGGAATATCCTGTAATACATTGAGTTGGGCTATGCCGTTGGTAACGCCATGACATACAAAGTCAAAATGTTTGGTTTCTCCTTGAATCACAGAACCAATTACAATAATGGCATCTAACATATCAAAACTTTCTGAAAGTTTTTTGGCTCCATATACGAGTTCAAAACTTCCTGGAACATTCCATCTTATGATATTTTCTTTAGAGACGCCGTTTTTTATCAATACATCAAAAGCCCCTTGAAAAAGATTTTCAGTAATCTCTGCATTCCATTCAGATACAACTAGACCAAATTTAAATTTTTTAGCATCTGAAATCTCATCGGCATTATAATTAGAGAGATTTTTACCTTGAGTAGCCATAATTTAAAATTTCATGCCCATTGCTTTGCCAAGGTAAGGCTTTAGTTTTTTAGCTTCTTCAGATTCGGGATATTGTTTTTCAATACGTTCTAAAAATTCAATAGCCTTATCAGGGTTTTTAAGTTCCATAGCCGTAATTGCGACTTTAAATAAGTATTTTGGCGTTGTGTAGTTATTGTCTCTATGATTTGTCGCTTTTTTATAATATTCAAAAGCATCTTCAAGCTGTTCAAGTTGTAAAAATGCATCGCCAATAGCACCTAAAGCAAATGTGCTTATCATCTCATCCTCAGCTTTAAAATCTTGAAGATAATCAATAGCATTTTTATAATCACCAATGTTGAGATATGATATACCAGCATAATAATTAGCAAGATTACCAGCCTTTGTCGAGCTGTATTCTTTAGCGATATCTACAAACCCAAATTTCCCATGAGCACCATTGATGGCAAGGCTAAATAATGAGTCTCTTGCTTTGGGTTTATTGGTTTCTAGAGCCAAACTAAAATAGTTTTGAGATTGACTCAATTCATTAGAAGCTTCTTCTTGCTGAGGTTTTAAAATAAATCTGTTGTATCCAAGATAACCTAACACAACTATTATTACAACTATTATTATACCAACAATAATATTTTGGTATTTAGAGACAAACTGTTCCGTTTTTGATGCACTTTCATCAAGGGTATTAAATACTCCTGCCGTTGTAGATTCTTCTTCTATTTTGTCTTCTTTCTCTTTCTTAGTTTTAGGTTTACCACCTCGTTTTTGATATGTTGCCATTTCTAAAATTTATTCAATTGGCAAAAATATAATTTTTATTGTTATTTGAGCTTAAAATATCAAAAATGAATGTTTTATTTATCCTGGTTCTTTTAAACCAAAATCGTTTGGAAGTGGAATTAAAGAAACTTGAATTCAATAAATAAAAACTTAAAACCTTTTCAAAATAAAATAAATTCATATATTTGCAACTCAAAAATTTAGAGCAAACTTATGTTAATAGTAAAAGTAAAAGACGGCGAAAAAATTGACAGAGCTTTAAAACGTTTAAAGCGTAAATTTAGAGACACTCAGGTTTTA
This genomic window from Flavobacterium sp. CS20 contains:
- the ribH gene encoding 6,7-dimethyl-8-ribityllumazine synthase, encoding MATQGKNLSNYNADEISDAKKFKFGLVVSEWNAEITENLFQGAFDVLIKNGVSKENIIRWNVPGSFELVYGAKKLSESFDMLDAIIVIGSVIQGETKHFDFVCHGVTNGIAQLNVLQDIPIIFCVLTDHNKQQSIDRSGGKHGNKGVEVAISAIKMARFRENAKFYKP
- a CDS encoding tetratricopeptide repeat protein, yielding MATYQKRGGKPKTKKEKEDKIEEESTTAGVFNTLDESASKTEQFVSKYQNIIVGIIIVVIIVVLGYLGYNRFILKPQQEEASNELSQSQNYFSLALETNKPKARDSLFSLAINGAHGKFGFVDIAKEYSSTKAGNLANYYAGISYLNIGDYKNAIDYLQDFKAEDEMISTFALGAIGDAFLQLEQLEDAFEYYKKATNHRDNNYTTPKYLFKVAITAMELKNPDKAIEFLERIEKQYPESEEAKKLKPYLGKAMGMKF